One stretch of Methylopila sp. 73B DNA includes these proteins:
- a CDS encoding TRAP transporter small permease, with translation MSEPSSPPRRGLGRAVDLGFRGLEALLVAILGVMIVLVFGNVVLRYGFDSGITVAEEVSRVLFVWLIFLGSVVVMRQKGHLGVDMFLAPLPKVGRWLCRIVTDALSLGCCVVLAVGAWDQAVLNAENLLPVSELPTGWVYASALVAGVGLSLLILADLVDLIRSGPHGEVIEPNVAEGVS, from the coding sequence ATGTCTGAGCCCTCCTCCCCGCCGCGGCGCGGGCTCGGGCGCGCGGTCGATCTCGGCTTCCGCGGACTCGAGGCGCTGCTGGTCGCGATCCTCGGCGTGATGATCGTGCTGGTCTTCGGCAACGTCGTGCTGCGCTACGGCTTCGACAGCGGCATCACGGTCGCCGAGGAGGTGTCGCGCGTCCTGTTCGTGTGGCTGATCTTCCTCGGCTCCGTCGTGGTGATGCGCCAGAAGGGCCATCTCGGCGTCGACATGTTTCTCGCGCCGCTGCCGAAGGTCGGCCGCTGGCTCTGCCGCATCGTCACCGATGCGCTTTCGCTCGGCTGCTGCGTGGTGCTCGCGGTCGGCGCCTGGGACCAGGCGGTGCTGAACGCCGAGAACCTGCTTCCCGTCTCGGAGCTCCCCACCGGCTGGGTCTACGCCAGCGCGCTGGTCGCGGGCGTCGGCCTGTCGCTGCTCATCCTCGCCGATCTCGTCGACCTGATCCGCTCCGGGCCGCATGGCGAAGTCATCGAGCCCAACGTCGCCGAGGGCGTCTCGTGA
- a CDS encoding MOSC N-terminal beta barrel domain-containing protein, which produces MLAGQVSALWRYPVKSILGMSVAEAPLTAAGLLNDRAYAVIDVETGKIASAKRPQLWRKMLELAAVADADGGYGVRFPDGDVIALDDPALDARLSAFLGRKVRLKTQAAATDALDRAVPEEVLDEGEGAEVQSTHLVLAQASPEGGFFDYAPFHVVTRASLDAVSRALGDDSILAQRYRANIVLDMPDAEPFAENGWTGRELRIGPDVTLTLIGATPRCAVPMLAHGDLPRAPGALTKVVELNRIELPEFGPGLYPCLGAFATLKSAGVAAVNDAAELSDA; this is translated from the coding sequence ATGCTCGCAGGTCAGGTTTCGGCGCTTTGGCGCTATCCCGTCAAATCCATCCTCGGGATGAGCGTCGCCGAGGCGCCGCTCACGGCGGCGGGCCTGCTCAACGATCGGGCCTACGCCGTGATCGACGTCGAGACCGGCAAGATCGCGAGCGCCAAGCGGCCCCAGCTCTGGCGCAAGATGCTTGAGCTCGCCGCCGTCGCCGATGCGGACGGCGGCTACGGCGTGCGCTTTCCCGACGGCGACGTGATCGCGCTCGACGACCCCGCGCTCGACGCCCGCCTCAGCGCCTTCCTCGGCCGCAAGGTGCGGCTCAAGACCCAGGCCGCGGCGACCGACGCGCTCGACCGCGCGGTGCCGGAGGAGGTGTTGGACGAAGGCGAAGGCGCCGAGGTGCAGTCGACCCATCTCGTGCTGGCCCAGGCCTCGCCCGAAGGCGGGTTCTTCGACTACGCGCCCTTCCACGTGGTGACGCGCGCGAGCCTCGACGCGGTGAGCCGCGCGCTCGGCGACGACTCCATTCTGGCGCAGCGCTACAGGGCGAACATCGTGCTCGACATGCCTGACGCCGAGCCCTTCGCGGAGAACGGCTGGACCGGCCGCGAGCTGAGGATCGGACCGGACGTGACGCTCACGCTGATCGGCGCGACGCCGCGCTGCGCGGTCCCCATGCTCGCCCACGGCGACCTGCCGCGCGCCCCCGGCGCGCTGACGAAGGTGGTGGAGCTCAACCGGATCGAGCTGCCGGAGTTCGGGCCGGGCCTCTACCCCTGCCTCGGCGCCTTCGCGACCCTGAAGTCCGCCGGCGTCGCCGCGGTGAACGACGCGGCCGAACTCTCAGACGCCTGA
- a CDS encoding S8 family peptidase, whose translation MPTERPILKLRRSQEARRIPGTADRRPRPRATPAAQAARFGDAFQGLRRTLDEIEDGVDIAAEPDRVTPDRVLVLELAYGVQNFAKEAARLGFTWLLEEGLDDEELPDGEDFPDDEDLPDPAAVIDRRLYALMPSRQALRSLLDLWETFTAGQPAPYGFGKWWQIFATLDTVRPWGAQDRIDQWTRTVLSAQIEQRPDSAVRIEFDLWFRDDGIVRRARLNAFEEKVEAVGGRVLDRVLISPIQYHAALVELPVRRALELIALAGPLASADEVMAVRPQSFSPHPPNERDPLEAVDRRPPAEADARPAIAALLDGFPVENHDLLRNRIDVYPVDVTPSEAPPARRMHGTQMASLILHGDLDGGAPPLDRTLLVVPVLASPANGSPEHTPTDKLAVGMVERAVRALKEGLGDDDPVGPDVVIINHSIGDMHSPFEKRASHWSRLLDHLSHTYRVLFVISAGNVQDGVAIDGFSSLDEFRRASPGARTEAILTALERARATRPMLSPAQSCNGLTIGAVHSDFAGPAAFTGAAIDPFGSLRMTNLGSRLGAGVSGSIKPDLVMPGGRQAARARVTPTAFEIYSQEIEGAGQRTAIPDFRGGRRDRTQRSSGTSNAAALATRDAIRLADALDEIAAIPGESGWRTRPTRAVILKCLLAHGCSWGDIGHHLDGLYPPAAATSKYRRRAAIAQFLGYGEPDVDRVINGASHRVTMLADDVLRNGRRHEYQVPLPDALSSLAQLRRITVTLAWSSPVRVSAASPRSIRLAVTDHQGRSHFWEGVDRTNVVQPDHRHCGKGTLFHSVLDGSRAIPFGRRSSFVIGVQARAETSAFNRVDAPYALAVSFETADTIRADIYQQIRQELELRTRAIVRARTRRP comes from the coding sequence ATGCCGACCGAAAGGCCAATCCTCAAGCTGCGTCGCTCGCAGGAAGCGAGGAGGATTCCGGGAACGGCTGATCGCCGCCCCCGGCCTCGCGCCACGCCCGCCGCGCAGGCCGCTAGGTTCGGAGACGCGTTCCAAGGCCTCAGGCGCACCCTCGACGAGATCGAGGATGGCGTCGACATCGCCGCCGAACCGGACCGCGTCACTCCCGATCGGGTGCTGGTGCTGGAACTCGCCTACGGCGTCCAGAACTTCGCCAAGGAAGCCGCCCGCCTCGGGTTCACATGGCTTCTCGAGGAGGGCCTCGACGATGAGGAGCTGCCGGACGGCGAAGACTTTCCAGATGACGAAGACCTGCCGGATCCCGCCGCAGTCATTGACCGGCGCCTCTATGCACTGATGCCGTCGCGCCAGGCGCTGCGATCGCTGCTGGATCTGTGGGAGACCTTCACCGCAGGACAGCCCGCGCCTTACGGCTTCGGCAAGTGGTGGCAGATCTTCGCCACTCTCGACACGGTGAGGCCCTGGGGGGCGCAGGACCGGATCGACCAGTGGACCCGGACGGTCCTGAGCGCCCAGATCGAGCAGCGCCCCGACAGCGCAGTCCGCATCGAGTTCGATCTGTGGTTTCGCGACGACGGCATCGTGCGGCGCGCCCGTCTCAACGCCTTCGAGGAGAAGGTCGAAGCCGTCGGCGGCCGGGTGCTCGATCGCGTCCTGATTTCGCCGATCCAGTATCACGCGGCCCTTGTCGAGCTGCCTGTCAGGCGCGCCCTCGAGCTGATCGCGCTCGCCGGGCCTCTGGCGAGCGCCGACGAGGTCATGGCGGTCAGGCCGCAGAGTTTCTCGCCGCATCCGCCAAACGAGCGCGATCCACTCGAGGCGGTGGATCGACGCCCGCCGGCGGAGGCCGACGCGCGGCCCGCGATCGCGGCGCTGCTCGACGGTTTCCCGGTCGAAAACCATGACCTCCTGCGCAACCGGATCGACGTCTATCCAGTCGACGTGACGCCGTCCGAGGCCCCGCCGGCCCGTCGCATGCACGGCACGCAGATGGCATCGCTGATCCTTCACGGCGATCTCGACGGCGGCGCGCCGCCGCTTGACCGGACCCTTCTGGTCGTGCCGGTCCTGGCCTCTCCCGCGAACGGCTCCCCCGAGCACACCCCGACCGACAAGCTGGCGGTCGGGATGGTCGAGCGGGCCGTGCGCGCGTTGAAGGAGGGGCTCGGCGACGACGATCCTGTCGGACCGGACGTGGTCATCATCAACCATTCGATCGGCGACATGCACTCGCCGTTCGAGAAGCGTGCGAGCCACTGGAGCAGGCTGCTCGACCACCTGTCGCACACATATCGCGTGCTCTTCGTGATCAGCGCGGGAAACGTCCAGGACGGCGTCGCCATCGACGGCTTTTCCTCGCTCGACGAGTTCCGGCGCGCCAGTCCCGGAGCCCGCACCGAAGCGATCCTGACGGCTCTGGAGCGCGCCCGCGCCACCCGTCCGATGCTTAGCCCGGCGCAGTCCTGCAACGGCCTGACCATCGGCGCCGTCCATAGCGACTTCGCCGGTCCCGCCGCGTTTACGGGCGCTGCGATCGATCCGTTCGGATCGTTGCGCATGACCAATCTGGGATCCCGGCTCGGCGCCGGCGTCAGCGGGTCCATTAAGCCGGACCTCGTGATGCCGGGGGGCCGGCAGGCGGCTCGCGCGCGGGTCACGCCGACCGCCTTCGAGATCTATTCCCAGGAGATCGAGGGCGCAGGCCAGCGAACGGCCATCCCCGACTTCCGTGGCGGCCGGCGCGACCGGACGCAGCGATCGAGCGGCACCAGCAATGCCGCCGCGCTTGCGACGCGCGACGCCATTCGCCTGGCCGACGCGCTCGACGAGATCGCGGCCATTCCAGGCGAATCCGGATGGCGCACCCGGCCGACGCGGGCGGTGATCCTGAAGTGCCTTCTTGCGCACGGCTGCTCGTGGGGCGACATCGGCCATCACCTCGACGGCCTTTATCCGCCGGCCGCGGCGACGTCGAAATACCGTCGCCGCGCGGCGATCGCCCAGTTCCTCGGCTATGGCGAACCCGACGTCGACCGCGTCATCAACGGCGCGAGCCACCGCGTCACGATGCTCGCCGACGACGTGCTGCGGAACGGGCGCCGACACGAGTATCAGGTCCCGCTCCCGGACGCGCTGTCGTCACTCGCGCAGCTCAGGCGGATCACGGTGACGCTCGCCTGGAGCTCGCCCGTGCGGGTCAGCGCGGCCTCGCCCCGATCCATCCGGCTCGCGGTCACCGACCATCAGGGGCGGTCCCATTTCTGGGAGGGCGTCGACCGGACGAACGTCGTTCAGCCCGATCACCGCCATTGCGGCAAGGGCACGCTGTTCCATTCGGTGCTGGACGGAAGCCGGGCCATTCCGTTTGGACGGCGGTCGAGCTTCGTCATCGGCGTCCAGGCCCGCGCGGAGACAAGCGCCTTCAACCGCGTCGACGCGCCATACGCGCTTGCGGTCAGCTTCGAGACCGCCGACACGATCAGGGCCGACATCTATCAGCAGATCCGACAGGAACTCGAACTGCGCACGCGAGCCATCGTTCGAGCCAGGACCAGGCGACCATGA
- a CDS encoding type II toxin-antitoxin system HicB family antitoxin encodes MIAMPHVYALVHEERGSFGISFPDFPGCISGGHTLDEAIRRGAKALNFHVAGMVEGGERLPTLRSLDELRADAEFVESLDGGDLALVKFGIPDRCRG; translated from the coding sequence ATGATCGCGATGCCCCACGTTTACGCCCTCGTCCACGAAGAGCGAGGCTCGTTCGGGATTTCCTTTCCGGACTTCCCTGGCTGCATCTCCGGCGGGCACACCCTCGACGAGGCCATACGGCGCGGTGCCAAGGCACTTAACTTCCATGTCGCCGGCATGGTCGAGGGCGGCGAGCGCCTTCCGACGCTCCGATCTTTGGACGAGCTTCGGGCGGATGCGGAGTTCGTCGAGAGCCTCGACGGTGGCGATCTGGCGCTCGTGAAATTCGGTATCCCAGACCGATGCCGAGGCTAG
- a CDS encoding TRAP transporter substrate-binding protein — protein MTALSRRAVIAGAAAATAFVATGSRARAQTPLKLRFGHPHPEVDAFHKGGLRFAELVKEKTGGRIAVEVYANGALGNDPTMIASVRGGTLDICLTGNPFFTGLAPKLNVLDLPYLFNDRAHVAAVLDGPIGDDLREGLSGSNLKALSTWEVGWRNLTNNRRAVKTPADVKGLKIRTTPNPAHIQAFRLLGAVPTPMAFTELFTALEMGSIDGQENPVTLILNAKFFEVQKHLSLTRHAFTTAPLVMNKIKFDGLSEDLRAALVSAAKEAAVFQREMNVEGEKVAVAELKNDGMKVVEDIDVGAFRALVADTVKAEYVAKFGHELVDKITSAAS, from the coding sequence ATGACCGCTCTCTCCCGCCGCGCCGTCATCGCCGGCGCCGCCGCCGCGACCGCGTTCGTCGCGACCGGCTCCCGCGCCCGCGCGCAGACGCCGCTCAAGCTTCGCTTCGGCCATCCGCATCCGGAGGTCGACGCCTTCCACAAGGGCGGGCTGCGCTTCGCGGAGCTGGTGAAGGAGAAGACCGGCGGCCGGATCGCGGTCGAGGTCTACGCCAACGGCGCGCTCGGCAACGATCCGACCATGATCGCAAGCGTGCGCGGCGGCACGCTCGACATCTGCCTCACCGGCAACCCGTTCTTCACCGGCCTTGCGCCCAAGCTGAACGTGCTCGACCTGCCTTACCTCTTCAACGACCGCGCCCATGTGGCGGCGGTGCTCGACGGGCCGATCGGCGACGACCTGCGCGAGGGCCTGTCGGGGTCGAACCTGAAGGCGCTCTCCACCTGGGAGGTCGGCTGGCGCAACCTCACCAACAACCGCCGCGCGGTGAAGACGCCCGCGGACGTGAAGGGCCTGAAGATCCGCACCACGCCGAACCCCGCGCACATCCAGGCCTTTAGGCTGTTGGGCGCCGTGCCGACGCCGATGGCCTTCACCGAGCTCTTCACCGCCCTCGAGATGGGCTCGATCGACGGCCAGGAAAACCCGGTCACCCTGATCCTGAACGCCAAGTTCTTCGAGGTGCAGAAGCACCTGTCGCTCACGCGCCACGCCTTCACCACCGCCCCGCTGGTGATGAACAAGATCAAGTTCGACGGCCTCTCCGAGGACCTGCGCGCGGCGCTCGTCTCCGCCGCCAAGGAGGCCGCGGTGTTCCAGCGCGAGATGAACGTCGAGGGCGAGAAGGTCGCCGTCGCCGAGCTGAAGAACGACGGCATGAAGGTGGTCGAGGACATCGATGTGGGCGCGTTCCGCGCGCTGGTCGCGGACACGGTGAAGGCGGAGTACGTCGCGAAGTTCGGTCACGAGCTCGTCGACAAGATCACCTCGGCCGCGAGCTGA
- a CDS encoding DMT family transporter encodes MSPPPSIASADAAEPASVAAPRIPLPLPSTDNASLAIGLVVAATACFSAGDVAAKMLAATLPAVQVTWMRYTVFATMVVVAALMIGGPRTLRPKSVKLQLLRGVATSSSALFFILGLKSLDVAQATAIHYMSPIFITALSIPLLGERVGAHRWAAAALGFAGVLIVMRPFGAAFTLAALLPAAGAMAWALGAVVTRKMAADRPETTLAWSAIVGLAILSLLVPFAWRMPTAHEAGIAVAMGVCSTAGHGLLVVALRRAAASALAPFSYVQILFAVAMSFAVFGRMPDLWTIAGGAVIAASGVYVAHREQVSARAPRVSSRFADDPHVVAEAVAAPPR; translated from the coding sequence ATGAGCCCGCCGCCCTCCATCGCCTCGGCCGACGCCGCCGAGCCGGCGTCCGTCGCCGCGCCCCGCATCCCGCTGCCGCTTCCCTCCACCGACAACGCGTCTCTCGCGATCGGCCTAGTCGTGGCGGCGACGGCGTGCTTCTCGGCGGGCGACGTGGCGGCCAAGATGCTCGCCGCCACGCTTCCGGCGGTCCAGGTCACCTGGATGCGCTACACCGTGTTCGCGACCATGGTGGTCGTCGCCGCGCTGATGATCGGCGGCCCCCGCACGCTTCGGCCGAAGAGCGTGAAGCTCCAGCTCCTGCGCGGCGTCGCCACATCGAGCTCGGCGCTGTTCTTCATCCTCGGGCTGAAGAGCCTCGACGTCGCTCAAGCGACGGCGATCCACTACATGTCGCCGATCTTCATCACCGCGCTGTCGATCCCGCTTCTGGGCGAACGCGTCGGAGCGCATCGCTGGGCCGCAGCGGCCCTCGGCTTCGCGGGCGTGCTGATCGTGATGCGCCCGTTCGGCGCGGCGTTCACGCTCGCGGCGCTGCTGCCGGCTGCGGGCGCGATGGCCTGGGCTCTGGGCGCCGTGGTCACGCGCAAGATGGCGGCCGACCGGCCGGAGACCACGCTCGCCTGGTCGGCGATCGTCGGCCTCGCGATCCTCAGCCTCCTGGTCCCTTTCGCCTGGCGTATGCCCACGGCGCACGAGGCGGGCATCGCCGTCGCCATGGGCGTCTGCTCCACCGCGGGCCACGGTCTGCTGGTGGTCGCGTTGCGCCGCGCCGCGGCCTCGGCGCTCGCGCCGTTCTCCTATGTGCAGATCCTGTTCGCGGTCGCGATGAGCTTCGCCGTGTTCGGGCGCATGCCGGACCTCTGGACGATCGCGGGCGGCGCGGTGATCGCGGCGAGCGGCGTCTACGTCGCCCACCGCGAGCAGGTGTCCGCCCGGGCGCCGCGCGTGTCGTCGCGCTTCGCGGACGATCCCCACGTGGTCGCGGAGGCCGTGGCGGCCCCGCCTCGCTGA
- a CDS encoding helix-turn-helix domain-containing protein has protein sequence MSRVSYLTTREASAMLRRSTKALERWRTKGTGPRYIKMGGIVLYDPADIEAFVDAGRRGRTRGEPEPAKPHQAAAAVSRRPSEPASTQNVSPRLLAKTRPWNVAEHLHSPAQRAAYLEAVFEEGDTVLLAAALGDVAQATDLAGPLRGLLSNMLSSEGGINLTAVAGALKVLGLQLRVLPSE, from the coding sequence ATGAGCCGCGTTTCATACCTGACCACGCGGGAGGCGTCGGCCATGCTCCGCCGGTCTACTAAGGCCCTTGAGCGCTGGCGGACGAAGGGCACCGGCCCGCGCTACATCAAGATGGGCGGGATCGTCCTGTACGACCCCGCTGACATCGAGGCGTTCGTCGATGCCGGCCGTCGCGGCCGGACGCGCGGCGAGCCGGAGCCGGCCAAGCCGCACCAAGCGGCTGCGGCGGTGTCCCGGCGGCCTTCTGAGCCGGCCTCGACGCAGAACGTCTCGCCTCGGTTGCTAGCGAAGACGCGCCCGTGGAATGTCGCCGAGCATCTCCACTCACCGGCGCAGCGCGCCGCCTACCTTGAGGCAGTGTTCGAAGAGGGCGACACAGTGCTCCTTGCCGCCGCGCTCGGCGACGTAGCTCAAGCAACGGACCTCGCAGGCCCGCTTCGTGGGCTACTGTCCAACATGCTCAGTTCGGAGGGTGGGATCAATTTGACGGCGGTGGCGGGCGCTCTCAAAGTCCTCGGGCTGCAGCTGCGGGTCCTGCCTTCGGAATGA
- a CDS encoding helix-turn-helix transcriptional regulator has protein sequence MTITPAQSRAARALLNWSQPELAEASKASVSTVRDFETGKRTPIANNLGAIRDALEAAGVELIEGGVKLRKLAASE, from the coding sequence ATGACGATCACGCCGGCACAGTCTCGCGCAGCGCGCGCCCTTTTGAACTGGTCACAGCCAGAACTCGCGGAGGCGAGCAAAGCCAGCGTCTCAACGGTGCGGGACTTTGAAACCGGGAAGCGGACGCCAATCGCCAACAACCTCGGCGCCATCAGGGACGCTCTAGAGGCCGCGGGCGTCGAACTTATCGAGGGCGGGGTCAAGCTTCGGAAGCTAGCGGCTAGCGAGTAG
- a CDS encoding AAA family ATPase yields MSRGDLVLSLAEAGASGDRSMVKRTVRALAEEAKAKQQHTFAKRLANVIEAVGGAASLTLSSPRLPDSVAGLLHEIVPRRRFDDLILSKETREDLEELRQEHENVELLYANSLSPRHSVLLVGPPGNGKTSLAEALATELGLTFYVVRYEAIVDSFLGETASKLSAVMEYVASTPCVIFFDEFDAIGKERGDIHETGEIKRVVSSLLMQFDSLPPHVLLVCATNHPELLDRAVWRRFELRLDMPNPTQTQLATWLKRAFRDAPADCAKEFQGLAKNFRGKSFSEIEQFALDVQRRIVLSGKNASWSDAIRLTLKRWQKRFEPSQGHRNADRKANPQAASLAGSEEDSGNG; encoded by the coding sequence ATGAGTCGAGGCGACCTCGTCCTGTCGTTGGCCGAAGCCGGCGCGTCCGGCGACCGCTCCATGGTCAAGCGGACCGTCAGGGCGCTGGCGGAAGAGGCCAAGGCGAAGCAGCAGCACACCTTCGCCAAACGGCTGGCCAACGTGATCGAAGCCGTCGGGGGCGCAGCCAGCTTGACCTTGTCGTCGCCGCGGCTGCCCGACAGCGTCGCCGGACTGCTGCATGAGATCGTCCCGCGACGCCGCTTCGACGATCTGATCCTGTCGAAGGAGACCCGCGAAGACCTCGAGGAACTGCGTCAGGAGCACGAGAACGTCGAGCTGCTCTACGCGAACTCGCTTTCGCCCAGACATTCCGTGCTGCTGGTCGGCCCGCCCGGGAACGGCAAGACCTCGCTCGCCGAGGCGCTGGCGACCGAGCTCGGCCTGACCTTCTACGTCGTGCGCTACGAGGCGATCGTCGACAGCTTCCTAGGCGAGACGGCGTCCAAGCTGTCGGCGGTGATGGAGTACGTCGCCTCGACGCCGTGCGTGATCTTCTTCGACGAATTCGACGCCATCGGGAAGGAACGCGGCGACATCCACGAGACCGGCGAGATCAAGCGCGTCGTCAGCTCGCTGCTGATGCAGTTCGACAGCCTTCCGCCCCATGTGCTGCTGGTCTGCGCGACCAACCATCCCGAGCTGCTCGACCGCGCGGTGTGGCGACGTTTCGAGCTGCGCCTCGACATGCCCAATCCGACGCAGACGCAGCTTGCAACCTGGCTCAAAAGGGCGTTCCGCGACGCGCCCGCCGACTGCGCCAAGGAATTCCAAGGATTGGCCAAAAACTTCCGGGGAAAGAGTTTTTCCGAGATTGAACAGTTCGCGCTCGACGTGCAACGGAGGATTGTGCTGTCGGGCAAGAATGCGAGTTGGTCCGACGCGATTCGCCTCACTCTGAAGCGGTGGCAGAAGCGCTTCGAGCCATCGCAGGGTCATCGCAATGCCGACCGAAAGGCCAATCCTCAAGCTGCGTCGCTCGCAGGAAGCGAGGAGGATTCCGGGAACGGCTGA
- a CDS encoding cyclase family protein → MRVIDLSMPMESHFRWSPEVTVKGDLAAGDQFRVSRIATTCHGFTHVDAQAHFVAGGPTIEATPLERVVGPCRVFDLSSAPANEPIGPEALAAADPGGPEGEILLLATQWAARRDYTIPEFWTEAPWLTREAADWLWERRPTAVAFDFPQDYPIRLLLKGEAVPNDQHVTHDVLLRNGATLIEYLINTAEIRAPRVLLSAAPLLIPNADGAPARAYAIEGLDV, encoded by the coding sequence ATGCGCGTCATCGATCTCAGCATGCCCATGGAGAGCCATTTCCGGTGGTCTCCCGAGGTCACCGTCAAAGGCGACCTCGCGGCGGGCGACCAGTTCCGCGTCAGCCGCATCGCCACCACGTGCCACGGCTTCACCCATGTGGACGCGCAGGCGCATTTCGTGGCGGGCGGCCCCACCATCGAGGCCACGCCGCTCGAGCGCGTCGTCGGTCCCTGCCGGGTGTTCGACCTGTCGTCAGCGCCGGCGAACGAGCCGATCGGGCCGGAGGCGCTCGCCGCCGCCGACCCCGGCGGGCCGGAGGGCGAGATCCTGCTGCTCGCGACCCAGTGGGCGGCGCGGCGGGATTACACGATCCCAGAGTTCTGGACCGAGGCGCCCTGGCTCACCCGCGAGGCGGCGGACTGGCTGTGGGAGCGGCGGCCGACGGCGGTCGCCTTCGACTTCCCGCAGGACTACCCGATCCGCCTGCTGCTCAAGGGCGAAGCCGTGCCGAACGACCAGCACGTCACCCACGACGTGCTGCTTCGGAACGGCGCCACGCTGATCGAATACCTCATCAACACCGCCGAGATCCGCGCGCCGCGCGTGCTGCTCAGCGCCGCCCCGCTGCTGATCCCCAACGCGGACGGCGCGCCGGCCCGCGCCTACGCCATCGAGGGCCTCGATGTCTGA
- a CDS encoding thermonuclease family protein codes for MSAIEARCAWRRAHPPVWSPIETHPSSRSAKCPLELFRAEAARDRLKALLKGREPTIDRTGADRYGRTVAVVRVDGNDVGAILVREGHAKPLPTLRRADRPGWRERNNQRGCEWFQKAN; via the coding sequence TTGTCAGCAATTGAGGCGCGATGTGCGTGGCGTCGAGCGCACCCGCCTGTTTGGAGCCCAATCGAGACGCACCCGAGTTCGCGGTCCGCGAAGTGCCCGCTCGAGCTGTTCCGTGCGGAGGCGGCGCGCGACCGGCTGAAGGCGCTGCTGAAGGGCCGCGAACCCACGATCGACCGCACCGGCGCCGATCGCTACGGCCGCACCGTCGCCGTCGTGCGTGTGGACGGGAATGACGTCGGGGCGATCCTGGTGCGTGAGGGCCACGCGAAGCCTTTGCCAACGCTGCGGCGGGCTGATCGGCCGGGGTGGCGCGAGCGGAACAATCAACGCGGCTGCGAATGGTTTCAAAAAGCCAACTAA
- a CDS encoding TRAP transporter large permease subunit: MTVAIFSLVLLGAIFMGMPIAFALIVTAGALMWHLGALDWQLIALQMVNGADSFPLLAVPFFLLAGEAMNAGGLSKRLVTLGLTLVGHLRGGLGYVAIFTAILLASMSGSAVADTAALASMLLPVMRQAGYDVGRSSGLIASGGIIAPVLSPSIGYIVFGVIGGVSITRLFLTGIVPGLLLGLSLAVAWWVVSQRDKVQPMERKSWGEAGRALLDAALALGLPIIIIGGLKGGVFTPTEAAVVAAVYAVLVGAFVYRELTLPKLYEAMLMAVRTSAAVMFLVAAASVSAYLIAIANIPAEVSAMLDPFKHDKVILMAVIMLLVVIVGTALDFIPTILILTPVLMPIVKQAGIDPVYFGVLFVMNNAIGLITPPVGTVLNVVSAVGKVPLALAIKGVWPFLIAQLIVLIILTLFPALVLVPARMLY; encoded by the coding sequence GTGACCGTCGCCATCTTCTCGCTCGTGCTGCTCGGCGCGATCTTCATGGGCATGCCGATCGCCTTCGCGTTGATCGTCACCGCCGGCGCCCTGATGTGGCACCTCGGCGCGCTCGACTGGCAGCTGATCGCGCTGCAGATGGTCAACGGCGCGGACAGCTTCCCGCTGCTCGCCGTGCCGTTCTTCCTCCTCGCGGGCGAGGCCATGAACGCGGGCGGCCTGTCGAAGCGGCTGGTGACGCTCGGGCTGACGCTCGTCGGCCACCTGCGCGGCGGGCTCGGCTATGTCGCGATCTTCACCGCGATCCTGCTCGCCAGCATGTCGGGCTCGGCGGTGGCGGACACCGCGGCGCTCGCCTCCATGCTGCTGCCGGTGATGCGGCAGGCCGGCTACGACGTCGGCCGCTCCTCGGGGCTGATCGCCTCGGGCGGCATCATCGCGCCGGTGCTGTCGCCGTCGATCGGCTACATCGTGTTCGGCGTCATCGGCGGCGTGTCCATTACCCGCCTGTTCCTCACCGGCATCGTGCCGGGCCTGCTGCTGGGCTTGTCGCTCGCGGTCGCCTGGTGGGTCGTGTCGCAGCGCGACAAGGTGCAGCCGATGGAGCGCAAGAGCTGGGGCGAGGCCGGGCGCGCCCTTCTCGACGCGGCGCTGGCGCTCGGCCTGCCGATCATCATCATCGGCGGCCTCAAGGGCGGCGTGTTCACGCCGACGGAAGCCGCGGTCGTCGCGGCGGTCTACGCCGTGCTGGTCGGCGCCTTCGTCTACCGCGAGCTGACGCTGCCGAAGCTCTACGAGGCCATGCTGATGGCGGTCCGCACCTCGGCCGCGGTCATGTTCCTCGTCGCCGCGGCCTCGGTCTCGGCCTACCTCATCGCGATCGCCAACATCCCGGCCGAAGTCTCGGCGATGCTCGACCCTTTCAAGCACGACAAGGTCATCCTGATGGCCGTGATCATGCTGCTGGTGGTGATCGTCGGCACCGCCCTCGACTTCATCCCGACGATCCTGATCCTGACGCCGGTGCTGATGCCGATCGTCAAGCAGGCGGGCATCGACCCGGTCTACTTCGGCGTGCTGTTCGTTATGAACAACGCGATCGGGCTGATCACCCCGCCGGTCGGCACGGTGCTCAACGTGGTCTCCGCGGTCGGCAAGGTGCCCCTCGCGCTCGCGATCAAGGGCGTCTGGCCGTTCCTGATCGCGCAGCTGATCGTGCTGATCATCCTGACGCTGTTCCCGGCGCTCGTGCTCGTGCCCGCGCGGATGCTGTACTGA